In Myotis daubentonii chromosome 6, mMyoDau2.1, whole genome shotgun sequence, a genomic segment contains:
- the C6H6orf141 gene encoding uncharacterized protein C6orf141 homolog, translating into MNDPPAGMGAPRLRRATPLAHAPLRLGRAGPPLAAGPPSPAEAAGASGSAGGAPEACGAAEDLDSESWVREKVLFLLHPERGLRPRGDPEREEGAGEEARGCPSPHLPREKRAPGRGADAPPAARPPDRAAPPKRVLVRVEDYRATQELQLTEWPRGCLATRTEERAVTVVTFRTHGEAGGGAQGSLGTERGAPSPRCGETVFSRPRGPESPRR; encoded by the coding sequence ATGAATGACCCTCCGGCCGGGATGGGGGCCCCGCGTCTCCGCCGAGCGACGCCCCTCGCGCACGCCCCCCTCCGCCTGGGGCGAGCCGGGCCCCCCCTGGCCGCGGGCCCCCCGAGTCCCGCCGAGGCGGCGGGGGCGAGCGGGAGCGCGGGCGGCGCCCCCGAGGCCTGCGGGGCCGCGGAGGATCTGGACTCGGAGTCCTGGGTCCGAGAGAAAGTGCTCTTTCTGCTTCACCCGGAGCGAGGGCTGCGGCCCCGCGGGGACCCGgagcgggaggagggggcgggcgaGGAGGCCCGGGGGTGCCCGTCTCCGCACTTACCTCGGGAAAAGCGGGCGCCGGGCCGCGGCGCGGACGCTCCCCCCGCCGCCCGGCCGCCGGACCGCGCCGCGCCGCCCAAGCGCGTGCTGGTGCGGGTGGAGGACTACCGGGCGACGCAGGAGCTGCAGCTGACCGAGTGGCCGCGGGGCTGCCTGGCCACCCGCACGGAGGAGCGCGCCGTGACCGTGGTCACGTTCCGCACCCACGGCGAAGCGGGTGGCGGGGCGCAGGGATCCCTGGGCACGGAGAGAGGCGCCCCGAGTCCACGCTGCGGAGAGACGGTCTTTTCTCGGCCACGAGGCCCCGAGTCCCCAAGGAGATAA
- the GLYATL3 gene encoding glycine N-acyltransferase-like protein 3, which translates to MLVLNCATKLLTLEKVLKSHFPESLKVYGAVMNINRGNPFQKEVVLDSWPDFKAVITRRQKEAETDNLDHYTNGYAVFYKDVRAYRRLLEEHDVINWDQVFHIQGLQSELYDVSKAVANSKQLDVKLSSSKAVRLSVVSAPPDTSLLYVNPVSAFRRTSPPRLTYLSVADADLLNRTWSRGGNEQCLRYIANLISCFPSVCVRDEKGCPVSWSITDQFATMCHGYTLPEHRRRGYSRLVAFTLAWKLHSRGFPAQGNVLDDNVASLSLLKTIKAEFLPCRFHRLILTPAALSSQVHL; encoded by the exons ATGCTGGTGCTAAACTGTGCTACCAAATTACTGACACTGGAAAAAGTGCTGAAGAGTCACTTTCCCGAATCACTCAAG GTTTATGGAGCAGTGATGAACATAAATCGCGGGAACCCCTTTCAAAAGGAAGTGGTATTGGACTCATGGCCAGACTTCAAAGCTGTCATCACTCGGCGGCAGAAAGAG GCTGAGACAGATAACCTGGACCATTACACAAACGGCTATGCTGTGTTCTACAAGGATGTGAGAGCTTACCGACGGCTGCTGGAAGAACATGACGTTATCAACTGGGACCAGGTTTTCCACATACAAG GGCTGCAGAGTGAGTTGTATGACGTTTCCAAAGCTGTTGCCAACTCCAAGCAGTTGGATGTGAAGCTAAGTTCCAGCAAGGCGGTCCGTTTGTCTGTGGTGTCAGCTCCGCCAGACACCAGTCTCCTGTATGTAAATCCAGTTTCCGCTTT TAGAAGGACTTCTCCCCCGCGACTCACCTACCTGAGCGTAGCGGATGCTGATCTGCTCAACCGGACCTGGTCGCGGGGCGGCAATGAGCAGTGTCTCCGGTACATCGCCAACCTCATCTCCTGCTTCCCCAGCGTGTGTGTCCGCGATGAGAAGGGATGCCCGGTCTCCTGGTCCATCACAGACCAGTTCGCCACCATGTGCCACGGCTACACCCTGCCGGAGCATCGCAGGAGAGGGTACAGCCGGCTGGTGGCCTTCACCCTGGCCTGGAAGCTGCACAGCCGGGGCTTCCCCGCGCAGGGCAACGTCCTCGATGACAACgtggcctccctgagcctcctgAAGACCATCAAGGCCGAGTTCCTGCCTTGTCGCTTCCACCGGCTCATTCTCACCCCGGCAGCTTTGTCCAGCCAAGTTCACCTCTAG